A section of the Pseudomonas fluorescens genome encodes:
- the gspF gene encoding type II secretion system inner membrane protein GspF: protein MPTYRYQALDLRGNRRKASIQAESERHARQLLREQGLFARELQVQGASLSSPRGQRLNHGQLCELTRQLATLLSAGIPLVDALGTLERQLAEPAIRNLLVAVRGALGEGLSLAQSLRRQGGQFNTLYCALVEAGERSGKLAPVLERLAEHLEQVQKQRHKARTALIYPAVLILVSLAVVIGLMTFVVPKLTEQFSHTGQSLPLITRILIGASEGLVMLGPWLLGLGLLSAVGARLLLRQAVWRLRRDNLALRLPRIGVLLSVLESARVSRSLAILLGSGVPLLESLEVATATVGNRQIHQSLEAVREQVEGGVTLYRALSASGHFPPMLLNMVASGEASGTLPDMLLRVADNQERGFARQVDLLLALFEPLMILLMGAVVLFIVLAVLLPIMQLNQGLSL, encoded by the coding sequence ATGCCGACCTATCGTTACCAGGCGCTGGACCTGCGCGGCAATCGTCGCAAAGCCAGCATCCAGGCGGAAAGCGAGCGCCATGCCCGCCAACTGCTGCGCGAGCAGGGCCTGTTTGCCCGTGAGTTGCAGGTGCAGGGCGCGAGCCTGTCGAGCCCGCGCGGGCAACGTTTGAACCATGGGCAACTGTGCGAATTGACCCGCCAGTTGGCCACGCTGTTGAGCGCCGGCATCCCCTTGGTGGATGCCCTGGGCACCCTGGAGCGCCAACTGGCAGAGCCGGCGATCCGCAATCTGCTGGTGGCGGTGCGCGGTGCCCTGGGTGAAGGCTTGAGCCTGGCCCAGAGCCTGCGGCGCCAGGGCGGGCAGTTCAACACCCTGTATTGCGCGCTGGTGGAGGCGGGCGAACGCTCGGGCAAATTGGCGCCGGTACTGGAGCGCCTGGCCGAACACCTGGAGCAGGTACAGAAACAACGGCACAAGGCGCGCACCGCGTTGATCTACCCGGCGGTGCTGATTCTGGTGTCGCTGGCGGTGGTGATCGGCCTGATGACGTTTGTGGTGCCCAAGCTCACTGAACAGTTCAGCCATACCGGGCAAAGCCTGCCGCTGATTACCCGAATATTAATCGGCGCCAGCGAGGGCCTGGTCATGCTCGGCCCGTGGTTGCTGGGGCTGGGCTTGCTGTCGGCAGTGGGCGCGCGGCTGTTATTGCGCCAGGCGGTATGGCGCTTGCGCCGCGACAACCTGGCCTTGCGCCTGCCACGCATCGGCGTGTTGCTGTCGGTATTGGAAAGCGCACGGGTCTCGCGCAGCCTGGCGATTTTGCTCGGCAGTGGTGTGCCATTGCTCGAATCCCTGGAGGTTGCCACCGCGACAGTCGGCAACCGGCAGATCCACCAGTCCCTGGAGGCGGTGCGTGAACAGGTCGAAGGCGGCGTGACCCTGTACCGCGCCCTCAGTGCCAGCGGGCACTTCCCGCCGATGCTGTTGAACATGGTCGCCAGCGGCGAGGCCAGCGGCACCTTGCCCGACATGCTCTTGCGCGTCGCCGACAACCAGGAGCGTGGGTTTGCGCGCCAGGTCGACCTGCTGCTGGCGTTATTCGAACCCCTGATGATTCTGCTGATGGGCGCGGTGGTGCTGTTCATCGTGCTGGCGGTGTTGCTGCCGATCATGCAGCTCAACCAGGGCCTTAGCCTTTGA
- a CDS encoding GspE/PulE family protein encodes MLPYRMARQAGLARAPGPQGWTLYLRDDVDTDALQEVLRVHGLPTLVEHLDPAQYELRLGALYQAGESATAALIEGIGEQVDLDSLINELPRIEDLLESDNEAPVIRLINGLFAEGLRLRASDIHIETFEQSLVVRLRVDGHLREILRPPRALSAMLVSRIKVMARLDIAEKRQPQDGRITLRSGGREVDIRVSTLPGIHGERVVMRVLDKQANLLDLNNLGMPAEVEQALRACLSRPNGILLSTGPTGSGKTTTLYASLNALNDGSCNILTVEDPVEYAITGIGQTAINPRAGMTFASGLRAILRQDPDVIMLGEIRDQETAQIAVQASLTGHLVLSTLHTNSAVGAVTRLRDMGIEPFLIASSLKGVMAQRLVRRLCHCATPAPLQAAERQLWPELATLAQSFHPQGCDDCQGSGYHGRIGLYEFITLDAGLIGLLYDGASEATMHEYLADKRQSLTAMATECLRRGDTSLEQVLRAVRD; translated from the coding sequence GGGCTGGACCTTGTACCTGCGCGACGATGTGGATACCGACGCTTTGCAGGAAGTGTTGCGCGTACACGGCCTGCCGACGCTGGTCGAGCACCTTGACCCGGCCCAATACGAACTGCGCCTGGGGGCCTTGTACCAGGCCGGCGAATCGGCCACGGCGGCCTTGATTGAGGGCATCGGCGAGCAGGTCGATCTCGACAGCCTGATCAACGAACTGCCACGTATCGAAGACTTGCTGGAGAGCGATAACGAGGCGCCGGTGATTCGCCTGATCAATGGCCTGTTCGCCGAAGGCCTGCGCCTGCGCGCCTCGGATATCCATATCGAAACCTTCGAGCAGAGCCTGGTGGTGCGCCTGCGGGTCGATGGCCATCTGCGGGAGATCCTGCGCCCGCCACGGGCCTTGTCGGCCATGTTGGTGTCGCGGATCAAGGTCATGGCGCGCCTGGATATCGCCGAAAAACGCCAGCCCCAGGACGGGCGCATTACCCTGCGCTCCGGGGGGCGTGAAGTGGATATCCGAGTCTCGACCTTGCCGGGCATCCACGGCGAGCGCGTGGTGATGCGGGTGCTGGATAAACAGGCCAATTTGCTGGACCTCAATAACCTGGGCATGCCCGCCGAGGTGGAGCAGGCCCTGCGCGCCTGCCTGTCGCGGCCCAACGGCATTTTACTGAGCACAGGGCCCACGGGCTCGGGCAAGACCACCACGCTGTACGCCAGCCTCAATGCGCTGAACGATGGCTCATGCAATATCCTGACCGTCGAAGACCCGGTGGAATACGCGATTACCGGCATCGGCCAGACGGCGATCAACCCCCGCGCCGGCATGACGTTCGCCAGCGGCCTGCGGGCGATCCTGCGCCAGGATCCGGACGTGATCATGCTGGGTGAAATCCGCGACCAGGAAACCGCACAGATCGCCGTGCAAGCCAGCCTCACCGGGCACCTGGTGCTGTCGACGCTGCACACCAACAGCGCGGTGGGCGCAGTCACCCGCCTACGTGACATGGGCATCGAACCCTTCCTGATTGCCTCCAGCCTCAAGGGCGTGATGGCCCAGCGCCTGGTGCGCCGCCTGTGCCATTGCGCAACGCCCGCACCGTTGCAGGCCGCCGAGCGCCAACTGTGGCCGGAACTGGCAACGCTCGCGCAGAGCTTTCACCCCCAGGGCTGTGACGACTGCCAGGGCAGTGGCTACCACGGGCGGATCGGTCTCTATGAATTCATCACCCTGGATGCCGGCTTGATCGGCCTGCTGTACGACGGCGCCAGTGAAGCGACGATGCACGAATACCTCGCCGACAAGCGCCAGAGCCTGACTGCCATGGCCACTGAATGCCTGCGCCGTGGCGACACCAGCCTGGAGCAGGTCCTGCGTGCGGTGCGCGACTGA